A region of Pyxidicoccus parkwaysis DNA encodes the following proteins:
- a CDS encoding PAS domain-containing sensor histidine kinase translates to MAGAIDELSAWLDAAVDPFVACDVSEHVRVLNSAAERLLGWKREELIGHPVTRLFPQRLHRYADMSLLRYLLSRRAALGGRPTRVFARRKDGVEVLVELTVGSSGRGAEERIVINFRRLHEVIDTVSEPMEQVLPPEAPRASEGANGDALYRVVVENAPLAIFHFDNTPVITACNERFVRLIGSPKRILVGLNLLSLRDERIMRCVRRTLSGRGSDYEGTYRSVTAGKATPVHIRFAPCFDDAGQVEGGVGIVEDITERRRTEQERDESLARLATLFRTAPIGLGFLDTDLRYVQVNDVLAAINGASPEAHMGRLPHEVLGPAGFEVEKAMQRVLETGEPMEKRETNTADLGAPGEPRCLAGSFYPVRTQDGRVLGIGVMIEDITDRKLADEERGRLYREAQEAIRVRDDFLSIASHELKTPLTPLSLRLATLERKLERGEHVDPATLRHARQHLLRITGLINDLLDASRIEAGRLALHPEATRLDSLVEHVLQAMEVHRGSHTVHFERPHQPLLVRADPYRLEQVIANLVENAFKYSPDGGTIHVELHQRGDVALLSVKDPGIGIPPDQQKLLFDRYFRARNVSSRSYGGLGLGLYISRDIVERHGGRIWVESEVGRGSTFYVALPLLVGATAEPPVEQPDRHVH, encoded by the coding sequence ATGGCAGGAGCCATCGACGAACTGAGCGCCTGGCTGGACGCCGCCGTTGACCCGTTCGTGGCCTGCGACGTCTCCGAGCACGTGCGCGTCCTCAACAGCGCCGCCGAGCGCCTGCTCGGCTGGAAGCGCGAGGAGCTCATCGGCCATCCCGTCACCCGCCTCTTCCCCCAGCGCCTGCACCGGTACGCGGACATGAGCCTGCTGCGCTACCTGCTCTCCCGCCGCGCCGCGCTCGGCGGCCGTCCCACCCGCGTGTTCGCACGTCGCAAGGACGGCGTGGAAGTCCTCGTGGAGCTCACCGTGGGCTCCAGCGGCCGGGGCGCGGAGGAGCGCATCGTCATCAACTTCCGTCGCCTCCACGAGGTCATCGACACCGTCAGCGAGCCCATGGAGCAGGTGCTCCCTCCAGAGGCCCCGCGCGCGTCCGAGGGCGCCAACGGCGACGCCCTCTACCGCGTCGTGGTGGAGAACGCGCCCCTGGCCATCTTCCACTTCGACAACACCCCCGTCATCACCGCGTGCAACGAGCGCTTCGTGCGCCTCATCGGCTCGCCCAAGCGCATCCTCGTGGGCCTCAACCTGCTCTCCCTCCGCGACGAGCGCATCATGCGCTGCGTGCGCAGGACGCTGTCCGGGCGCGGCTCGGACTACGAGGGCACCTACCGCTCCGTCACCGCCGGCAAGGCGACGCCCGTCCACATCCGCTTCGCGCCCTGCTTCGACGACGCGGGCCAGGTGGAAGGCGGCGTGGGCATCGTCGAGGACATCACCGAGCGGCGCCGCACCGAGCAGGAGCGCGACGAGAGCCTCGCCCGGCTCGCCACCCTCTTCCGCACCGCGCCCATCGGCCTGGGCTTCCTGGACACGGACCTGCGCTACGTGCAGGTCAACGACGTGCTCGCCGCCATCAACGGCGCCTCGCCCGAGGCCCACATGGGCCGCCTCCCGCACGAGGTGCTGGGCCCCGCCGGCTTCGAGGTGGAGAAGGCCATGCAGCGCGTGCTGGAGACGGGCGAGCCGATGGAGAAGCGCGAGACGAACACCGCGGACCTCGGGGCGCCAGGTGAGCCCCGCTGCCTCGCCGGCAGCTTCTATCCCGTGCGCACCCAGGACGGCCGCGTGCTGGGCATCGGCGTCATGATTGAGGACATCACCGACCGCAAGCTCGCCGACGAGGAGCGCGGCCGCCTGTATCGCGAGGCCCAGGAGGCCATCCGCGTGCGCGACGACTTCCTCTCCATCGCCTCGCACGAATTGAAGACGCCTCTCACCCCGCTCAGCCTCCGGCTGGCCACGCTGGAGCGGAAGCTGGAGCGCGGCGAGCACGTGGACCCGGCCACCCTGCGACATGCCCGCCAGCACCTCTTGCGCATCACCGGCCTCATCAACGACTTGCTGGACGCGTCGAGAATCGAGGCGGGCCGGCTCGCGCTGCACCCGGAGGCCACGCGGCTGGACAGCCTGGTGGAGCACGTCCTCCAGGCCATGGAGGTCCACCGCGGCAGCCACACCGTGCACTTCGAGCGGCCGCACCAGCCATTGCTCGTGCGCGCGGACCCGTACCGGCTGGAGCAGGTCATCGCCAACCTGGTGGAGAACGCGTTCAAGTACAGCCCCGACGGCGGCACCATCCACGTGGAGTTGCACCAGCGCGGTGATGTGGCGCTGCTGTCGGTGAAGGACCCGGGCATCGGCATTCCGCCGGACCAGCAGAAGCTCCTCTTCGACCGCTACTTCCGCGCGCGCAACGTGTCCTCGCGCTCGTACGGTGGGCTGGGGCTGGGGCTCTACATCAGCCGCGACATCGTCGAGCGGCACGGCGGCCGCATCTGGGTGGAGAGCGAGGTGGGCCGGGGCTCGACGTTCTACGTCGCCCTGCCCCTCCTGGTGGGCGCCACCGCCGAGCCGCCCGTGGAGCAACCGGACCGGCACGTCCACTGA
- a CDS encoding M1 family aminopeptidase, whose translation MRCCHRHASESASGDLHPFSLPGATEHYAAERPVRAEHVRIELDLDFDEKRLSGLCTTRVSALRPVSTVTFDAVDFDVSEVHADGRPVRFSNSGAHVRIELHSQLSPGQPCEVAIRYTCRPRRGLYFWGPDAGYPDRPRQAWTQGQDIDARAWFPCLDTPAQKATSEVIATFPSEMTALSNGTLESDTTHGTRRTQHYRMAQPVSPYLVTLAVGEFEEATDTVGTVPLRYLFPKGRREDALRCVRRTPEMVRVFQEVTGEPFPWSGYAQVFLTEFILGGMENTTATSLTDAVLHDARAHQDYNAEPLVSHELAHQWFGDLLTCRDWPHGWLNEGFATWCEVLWKERADGQDEADLHRNAQLEGYLGEVRERYARPIVARRFHAPMDVFDRHLYEKGGLVLHELRRRLGDALFFRALRHYVARHRHGAVETVDLSRAFEESTGHNLDGFFDQYVFAPGHPELKVEVRYEAEDARLRLKVRQTQRTDSGTPVFRLPLDVAITADGRDTLHRLEVTDAEHSFLLPCTVAPTQVRVDPRRDVLGTLDVDKGAALWLEELRAAPEMRARTEAAVALGKHGGYRAVEALGTVLGDARVFWATRAACAKSLGRLRTPESRTRLLDALSTEHPRVRRAVVAALGEFRRDTEVAARLRALVEGGDASYFVEGEAARSYGRVRAPDAVSVLETVSTRPSFQDVIAVGAADGLAETQDPAAFPIVAARTAYGQPRVLRRAATQAVAKLAEVAGRKREAVDLLAELLRDPLFRVQMGVFDAGRTLGDRRLIPALEGTPFEDPRARRAARETVRSLREGEPQAREVSSLREEVDRLKEETRAMRERLEALTLKAAPAPGPRGGGGKTPPKSPRARAKPAAKKGKRR comes from the coding sequence ATGCGCTGCTGCCACCGTCACGCGTCCGAGTCCGCCTCCGGCGACCTCCACCCGTTCTCCCTTCCTGGCGCCACCGAGCACTACGCCGCCGAGCGCCCCGTCCGGGCCGAGCACGTGCGCATCGAGTTGGACCTCGACTTCGACGAGAAGCGTCTCTCCGGCCTGTGCACCACGCGCGTCTCCGCGCTGCGTCCCGTGTCCACCGTCACCTTCGACGCGGTGGACTTCGACGTGTCCGAGGTCCACGCCGACGGGCGGCCCGTGCGCTTCTCCAACTCGGGCGCGCACGTGCGCATCGAGTTGCATTCACAACTGAGTCCCGGACAGCCGTGCGAGGTGGCCATCCGCTACACGTGCCGCCCGCGCCGCGGCCTCTACTTCTGGGGCCCGGACGCCGGCTACCCGGACCGCCCGCGCCAGGCGTGGACGCAGGGGCAGGACATCGATGCGCGCGCGTGGTTCCCCTGCCTGGACACGCCCGCGCAGAAGGCCACGTCCGAGGTCATCGCCACCTTCCCCTCGGAGATGACGGCCCTCTCCAACGGCACGCTGGAGAGCGACACCACGCACGGCACGCGCCGCACCCAGCACTACCGCATGGCGCAGCCCGTCTCGCCGTACCTCGTCACCCTCGCGGTGGGCGAGTTCGAAGAGGCCACCGACACGGTGGGCACGGTGCCGCTGCGCTACCTGTTCCCCAAGGGCCGCCGCGAGGACGCGCTGCGCTGCGTGCGCCGCACGCCCGAGATGGTCCGCGTCTTCCAGGAGGTCACCGGCGAGCCCTTCCCGTGGAGCGGCTACGCGCAGGTGTTCCTCACCGAGTTCATCCTCGGCGGCATGGAGAACACCACCGCCACGAGCCTCACCGACGCCGTGCTCCACGATGCGCGCGCGCATCAGGACTACAACGCGGAGCCGCTCGTGTCGCACGAGCTGGCGCACCAGTGGTTCGGAGACCTGCTCACCTGCCGCGACTGGCCGCATGGCTGGCTCAACGAGGGCTTCGCCACCTGGTGCGAGGTGCTGTGGAAGGAGCGCGCGGACGGGCAGGACGAGGCGGACCTGCACCGCAACGCGCAGCTCGAGGGCTACCTGGGCGAGGTGCGCGAGCGGTACGCGCGCCCCATCGTCGCGCGCCGCTTCCATGCGCCCATGGACGTGTTCGACCGGCACCTCTACGAGAAGGGCGGGCTCGTGCTCCACGAGCTGCGCCGCAGGCTGGGGGACGCGCTCTTCTTCCGCGCGCTGCGCCACTACGTGGCCCGCCACCGCCACGGCGCCGTGGAGACGGTGGACCTGTCGCGCGCCTTCGAGGAGTCCACCGGCCACAACCTCGACGGCTTCTTCGACCAGTACGTCTTCGCGCCCGGCCACCCGGAGCTGAAGGTGGAGGTCCGCTACGAGGCCGAGGACGCGCGGCTGCGCCTCAAGGTCCGCCAGACGCAGCGCACGGACTCGGGCACGCCCGTGTTCCGCCTGCCGCTCGACGTGGCGATTACCGCCGACGGACGCGACACGCTGCACCGGCTGGAGGTGACGGACGCGGAGCACTCGTTCCTGCTGCCCTGCACCGTCGCGCCCACGCAGGTGCGCGTGGACCCGCGCCGCGACGTGCTCGGCACGCTGGACGTGGACAAGGGCGCGGCGCTCTGGCTGGAGGAGCTGCGCGCCGCGCCGGAGATGCGCGCGCGCACCGAGGCCGCCGTGGCCCTGGGGAAACACGGCGGCTACCGCGCGGTGGAGGCGCTGGGCACGGTGCTCGGGGACGCGCGCGTCTTCTGGGCGACCCGCGCCGCGTGCGCGAAGTCGCTGGGCCGGCTGCGCACGCCCGAGTCCCGGACGCGGCTGTTGGACGCGCTGTCCACCGAGCACCCGCGCGTGCGCCGCGCCGTGGTGGCCGCGCTGGGCGAGTTCCGCCGCGACACGGAAGTCGCCGCGAGACTGCGCGCGCTGGTGGAGGGCGGAGACGCGAGCTACTTCGTGGAGGGCGAGGCCGCGCGCAGCTATGGACGCGTGCGTGCACCGGACGCGGTGAGCGTGCTGGAGACAGTGTCCACGCGACCGTCGTTCCAGGACGTCATCGCCGTGGGCGCGGCGGACGGGCTCGCGGAGACGCAGGACCCGGCGGCCTTCCCGATTGTCGCGGCGCGCACCGCGTATGGACAGCCACGGGTGCTGCGCCGCGCGGCGACGCAGGCCGTGGCGAAGCTGGCGGAGGTGGCCGGCCGCAAGCGCGAGGCGGTGGACCTGCTCGCGGAGTTGCTGAGGGACCCGCTGTTCCGCGTGCAGATGGGCGTATTCGATGCGGGGCGCACGCTCGGGGACCGGCGGCTCATTCCCGCGCTGGAGGGCACGCCATTCGAGGACCCGAGGGCCCGCCGCGCGGCGAGGGAGACCGTGCGCTCGCTGCGCGAGGGCGAGCCCCAGGCGCGCGAGGTGTCCTCGCTGCGCGAAGAGGTGGACCGGCTCAAGGAGGAGACCCGCGCGATGCGCGAGCGCCTGGAGGCGCTGACGCTGAAGGCGGCACCGGCACCCGGTCCTCGCGGCGGCGGTGGAAAGACGCCTCCGAAGTCACCGCGCGCCCGCGCCAAGCCCGCGGCGAAGAAGGGGAAGCGGAGGTAG
- a CDS encoding J domain-containing protein, producing MQSVLFFSDKQVREVLFARVDGTRGLLLVTGVRHGPAMRTPEAREPFATLERLHGDVLSQVLVADEGTTEGMWRDPLGDLGDRLYPSSRDDAYAASTGYLLLENGRPRAVVRKHGTPAEDLWFLQEALSKLTPRVPAPDPEKRPGYKKPEPPPRRPADSGAPEEEVAWDGEARRPGTRDAGTRSTGAGGQSRSSAGARETGARDRSRSSAWAREKGAGDRGREWAGARDADTRGPGARDAGAHAWDDEATPPRGTRVPPPPPKPPPVKDAWTVLGISRATPLDEARKAFRALITQYHPDKVAHLAPEFHELAERRTREILEAWDAVERALSGSSGEG from the coding sequence GTGCAGTCCGTCCTCTTCTTCAGCGACAAGCAGGTCCGTGAGGTGCTCTTCGCCCGGGTGGATGGGACGCGGGGGCTGTTGCTCGTGACGGGTGTGCGTCACGGGCCGGCCATGCGCACCCCCGAGGCGCGCGAGCCCTTCGCCACGCTGGAACGCCTCCACGGCGACGTGCTCTCCCAGGTGCTCGTCGCCGACGAGGGCACCACGGAAGGCATGTGGAGGGACCCGCTCGGAGACCTCGGCGACAGGCTCTACCCGTCCAGTCGCGATGATGCCTACGCCGCGTCCACGGGCTACCTGCTGCTGGAGAACGGCCGCCCGCGCGCGGTGGTGCGCAAGCACGGCACGCCGGCCGAGGACCTCTGGTTCCTCCAGGAAGCGCTCAGCAAGCTCACCCCGCGCGTGCCCGCGCCGGACCCGGAGAAGCGTCCCGGCTACAAGAAGCCGGAGCCGCCGCCGCGACGCCCTGCTGACTCCGGCGCCCCGGAGGAGGAGGTGGCGTGGGATGGAGAGGCGCGACGCCCCGGTACTCGCGACGCGGGCACACGAAGCACCGGCGCGGGAGGCCAGAGCAGGTCGTCGGCGGGGGCACGCGAGACGGGTGCCAGAGACCGGAGTCGGTCGTCGGCATGGGCGCGCGAGAAGGGCGCGGGAGACCGGGGCAGGGAGTGGGCGGGGGCGCGCGACGCGGACACTCGGGGCCCCGGCGCACGCGACGCTGGAGCGCACGCCTGGGACGACGAGGCCACGCCGCCCCGGGGCACGCGCGTTCCTCCGCCGCCACCGAAGCCGCCGCCCGTGAAGGACGCGTGGACGGTGCTGGGCATCTCCCGGGCCACGCCGCTGGACGAGGCGCGCAAGGCCTTCCGCGCGCTCATCACGCAGTACCACCCGGACAAGGTCGCCCACCTCGCGCCCGAGTTCCATGAGCTGGCCGAGCGCCGCACGCGCGAAATCCTGGAGGCGTGGGACGCGGTGGAGCGCGCCCTCTCCGGAAGCAGCGGCGAAGGCTGA
- a CDS encoding DUF3616 domain-containing protein, producing the protein MEQPQLLGRLLLKFDHADAAVPEDLSAAVRAPDGSVWVASDEHGVLHRLSPEEPRVFSHQQRHDVAGRLGVKGGEEMDIEALDLQDGHLWLVGSHSSVRKKPKGKGVEKDLARLATVQHEPARFLLARLPVPRHEKANAAPPGNGRGAKTKGAVTLEPSGGSRLVELLREDEHLGPFLVPAGAGAPPGALAIPSKDNGLDIEGLAVHGDRIFLGLRGPVLRGWAVLLELEVEDTGHGALEPKRKKKGGWYRKHFLHLDGLGIRELSRHGNDLLILAGPTLPLDGTIRLYRLRNGLNLTRSSLHEQEPGDLEPLFDVPRSEKADHAEGVALFSYFDEDDSVLVVYDSPAKQRRYGPHGVLADVFRLP; encoded by the coding sequence ATGGAACAGCCCCAGCTCCTGGGACGCCTGCTGCTGAAGTTCGACCACGCGGACGCCGCGGTGCCGGAGGACTTGTCCGCCGCTGTGCGCGCTCCGGACGGCAGCGTCTGGGTGGCGTCCGACGAGCATGGGGTGCTGCACCGGCTCAGCCCCGAGGAGCCTCGCGTCTTCTCGCACCAGCAGCGCCACGACGTGGCGGGAAGGCTGGGCGTGAAGGGCGGCGAGGAGATGGACATCGAGGCGCTCGACCTGCAGGACGGGCACCTGTGGCTCGTCGGCTCGCACAGCTCGGTGCGCAAGAAGCCCAAGGGCAAGGGCGTGGAGAAGGACCTGGCCCGGCTGGCCACCGTGCAGCACGAGCCCGCGCGCTTCCTGCTGGCGCGCCTCCCCGTCCCCCGTCATGAGAAGGCGAACGCGGCGCCGCCGGGGAATGGCAGGGGCGCGAAGACGAAGGGCGCGGTGACGCTGGAGCCCTCCGGGGGCAGCCGGCTGGTGGAGCTGCTGCGGGAGGACGAGCACCTGGGGCCCTTCCTCGTGCCCGCGGGCGCGGGAGCTCCACCCGGGGCGCTGGCCATTCCCAGCAAGGACAACGGCCTGGACATCGAGGGGCTCGCCGTCCACGGCGACCGCATCTTCCTCGGGCTGCGCGGCCCGGTGCTGCGCGGCTGGGCGGTGCTGCTGGAGCTGGAGGTGGAGGACACCGGCCACGGCGCCCTGGAGCCGAAGCGCAAGAAGAAGGGCGGCTGGTACCGCAAGCACTTCCTGCACCTGGACGGCCTGGGCATCCGCGAGCTGAGCCGGCACGGGAATGACTTGCTCATCCTCGCCGGGCCCACGCTGCCGCTGGACGGCACCATCCGCCTCTACCGGCTGCGCAACGGGCTGAACCTCACCCGAAGCTCCCTGCACGAGCAGGAGCCGGGGGACTTGGAGCCGCTCTTCGACGTGCCCCGCTCGGAGAAGGCGGACCACGCGGAGGGCGTGGCCCTGTTCTCCTACTTCGACGAGGACGACTCGGTGCTCGTCGTCTACGACTCGCCCGCGAAGCAGCGCCGCTACGGACCGCACGGCGTGCTCGCGGACGTGTTCCGGCTGCCCTGA
- a CDS encoding endonuclease/exonuclease/phosphatase family protein yields the protein MNDSALRIVTYNVRYFGHMLRGLASTVGPKRRVAAALAALEPLPDIVCLQEVETSSLRSTIAHRPKQRGETQLSAFMDRMVETFTNQGREMPYEAFYFRAHHYKLGEVSLYTTGLAVLVNTRNLVVDQHNVAAPQHITHHHVQRLKDRKQSRICAHMRLLRRSDGRAFHIFNTHLSLPTPFAREFWATKDKMGGGINQLHEARKLAEFMRTHSGNEPYIVCGDFNSPPASAVFRFLTGEACLTCAQAAVGQIDPTASRGFPTAGFMHMRMHLDHMFSGGGVRWLDTRETCPFGDTHSRFHGLSDHMPIIASFALDEAPAASVPPPGEIILSPH from the coding sequence ATGAACGACTCCGCTTTGCGAATCGTCACGTACAACGTCCGCTACTTCGGCCACATGCTGCGCGGCCTGGCGAGCACGGTGGGCCCCAAGCGCAGGGTCGCCGCCGCACTGGCCGCGCTGGAGCCGCTGCCGGACATCGTGTGCCTGCAGGAGGTGGAGACCTCCTCGCTGCGCAGCACCATCGCCCACCGGCCGAAGCAGCGGGGGGAGACGCAGCTCTCCGCCTTCATGGACCGCATGGTGGAGACCTTCACCAACCAGGGCCGCGAGATGCCCTACGAGGCCTTCTACTTCCGCGCCCACCACTACAAGCTGGGCGAGGTGTCGCTCTACACCACGGGGCTCGCGGTGCTCGTCAACACGCGCAACCTCGTGGTGGACCAGCACAACGTGGCCGCGCCGCAGCACATCACCCACCACCACGTGCAGCGGCTGAAGGACCGCAAGCAGAGCCGCATCTGCGCGCACATGCGCCTGTTGCGGCGCTCGGATGGGCGCGCGTTCCACATCTTCAACACGCACCTGAGCCTGCCCACGCCCTTCGCCCGGGAGTTCTGGGCGACGAAGGACAAGATGGGCGGCGGCATCAACCAACTGCACGAGGCGCGCAAGCTGGCGGAGTTCATGCGCACGCACTCGGGCAACGAGCCGTACATCGTCTGCGGGGACTTCAACTCGCCGCCGGCCTCGGCCGTGTTCCGCTTCCTCACCGGCGAGGCGTGCCTCACGTGCGCGCAGGCCGCCGTGGGACAGATTGACCCCACCGCGTCACGCGGCTTCCCCACCGCGGGCTTCATGCACATGCGCATGCACCTGGACCACATGTTCTCCGGCGGCGGCGTGCGCTGGCTGGACACGCGGGAGACCTGCCCGTTCGGCGACACGCACAGCCGCTTCCACGGGCTGTCCGACCACATGCCCATCATCGCCAGCTTCGCGCTGGACGAAGCGCCCGCCGCGTCCGTGCCGCCGCCGGGCGAAATCATTCTCTCACCTCACTGA
- a CDS encoding DUF421 domain-containing protein: MPPVEWQNIWTPDINLFEVVFRASAVYLFAQLILRLVGRKELGRSSTFDIILLLIISLCLRNSIVAQDDSLTSAFVAFATLGAWDRFFSWLSMRSHKAAVVLTGRPVELVSDGRINEANLRKSLLSHDELLSRLRANGTESLRKVRRAYLEPDGKVTFLMKEEGEGSALQ, translated from the coding sequence ATGCCACCTGTCGAATGGCAGAACATCTGGACTCCGGACATCAACCTCTTCGAGGTGGTGTTCCGCGCTTCGGCCGTCTACCTCTTCGCGCAGCTCATACTCCGGCTGGTGGGGCGCAAGGAGCTCGGCCGCTCCTCCACCTTCGACATCATCCTGCTGCTCATCATCTCGCTGTGTCTGCGCAACAGCATCGTGGCGCAGGACGACAGCCTCACGTCGGCGTTCGTCGCCTTCGCCACGCTGGGCGCCTGGGACCGCTTCTTCTCGTGGCTCTCCATGCGAAGCCACAAGGCGGCGGTGGTGCTGACGGGCAGGCCCGTGGAGCTGGTATCCGATGGCCGCATCAACGAGGCCAACCTGCGCAAGAGCCTCCTGTCCCACGACGAGCTGCTCAGCCGCCTGCGCGCGAACGGCACCGAGTCCCTGCGCAAGGTGCGCCGCGCCTACCTCGAGCCGGATGGGAAGGTGACCTTCCTGATGAAGGAGGAAGGCGAGGGCTCCGCGCTTCAGTGA
- a CDS encoding DUF2089 domain-containing protein, whose amino-acid sequence MPTRCPVCGEGTHVERVRCGACDTAVEGRFTTGWVQGLSPEQLAFVRVFLSCRGKIKDVEQALGLSYPTVVSRLDAVVAALGEDAPPVPPPPPPPPSPPRGGQRRAQILDDLAAGLIDADEAARRLKKAQE is encoded by the coding sequence ATGCCTACCCGGTGTCCCGTCTGTGGCGAGGGCACCCACGTGGAGCGCGTGCGCTGCGGCGCGTGTGACACGGCGGTGGAGGGGCGGTTCACCACGGGCTGGGTGCAGGGGCTGTCGCCCGAGCAGCTCGCCTTCGTGCGCGTGTTCCTGAGCTGCCGGGGGAAGATCAAGGACGTGGAGCAGGCGCTGGGGCTCTCGTATCCCACCGTGGTGTCGCGGCTGGACGCCGTGGTCGCCGCGCTGGGCGAGGACGCTCCGCCCGTGCCGCCTCCGCCACCACCGCCTCCGAGTCCCCCGCGCGGCGGTCAGCGTCGCGCCCAGATTCTCGATGACCTCGCGGCCGGGCTCATCGACGCAGACGAGGCCGCACGGCGCCTGAAGAAGGCCCAGGAGTGA